A window from Caldisericia bacterium encodes these proteins:
- the tmk gene encoding dTMP kinase: MRDNISKIGFFITFEGIDGCGKSTQAKILKENLEGLGFDVFWTKEPGGTDVGKRIRDVLLNFDGEIDPLTEFLLFASDRNTHIKRIIEEIGRGKIVISERFKDSSVAYQGYGGGVSISFIEKVHREITLLDPDITFLLDISPRESLRRVRDLDRIEKRGVNFLERVRNGYLILSKMYPERIYVIDGSRSKEEIGEEIFSIVKKKLL; this comes from the coding sequence ATGCGTGATAATATTTCCAAAATAGGTTTTTTTATAACCTTTGAGGGTATTGATGGGTGTGGTAAATCCACTCAGGCAAAAATACTGAAGGAAAATCTGGAAGGATTGGGTTTTGATGTCTTCTGGACAAAGGAGCCTGGTGGGACAGATGTAGGGAAGAGGATAAGGGATGTACTTTTAAATTTTGACGGTGAGATTGATCCATTAACAGAGTTTCTTCTCTTTGCATCAGATAGAAATACACATATCAAAAGAATTATAGAGGAGATAGGGAGGGGTAAAATCGTTATTTCAGAGAGATTTAAAGACTCATCAGTTGCATATCAGGGTTATGGAGGAGGAGTTTCCATATCATTTATAGAGAAGGTGCACAGAGAGATAACTCTCCTTGATCCAGATATAACTTTTTTATTGGACATTTCTCCAAGGGAATCTTTAAGGAGAGTGAGAGACCTTGATAGAATTGAAAAGAGAGGGGTTAACTTTCTTGAGAGGGTGAGGAATGGATATCTAATCCTTTCAAAGATGTATCCAGAGAGAATCTATGTGATTGATGGAAGTAGATCAAAGGAGGAGATTGGAGAAGAAATTTTTTCCATAGTCAAAAAAAAGCTCCTCTAA
- a CDS encoding carboxypeptidase regulatory-like domain-containing protein has product MSKKGWIILLIVVLIVVGGFFYFLTANHIEGVVYDSKTGKALSGARVTINKLTELETDKDGKFRAFSPPVKKVIRVEKPGYKTFEETFPSKFGLQVIEIPLEPFTFSELVENFKERASTLKSYNAKYSIESEADGKKDTFSIQLSYALGKGVHFVSEEEGENTSFTEVYILKDYVYLRDGKDKEFKKIEKEESENIPILRLSDMMDFFIMKAEPSSFSFLKEATFDDEKCAVFKIQWEDVFSKSSGFVYLGEESGIIRKISVVDKGFNEEGETVTTEVNFVLEDLNKPVEINPPS; this is encoded by the coding sequence ATGAGTAAAAAGGGATGGATTATTTTATTAATAGTTGTTTTGATAGTAGTTGGAGGATTCTTCTATTTTCTTACAGCAAACCATATAGAGGGAGTTGTTTACGACTCTAAAACAGGGAAGGCTTTAAGTGGTGCAAGGGTAACAATAAATAAACTTACAGAACTTGAAACAGACAAGGATGGAAAATTTAGAGCCTTCTCTCCACCTGTGAAGAAGGTAATAAGAGTGGAGAAACCTGGATACAAAACATTTGAGGAAACTTTCCCTTCAAAGTTTGGTCTTCAAGTTATAGAAATACCCCTTGAACCCTTTACATTCAGTGAACTGGTGGAGAATTTCAAGGAAAGGGCATCTACCCTTAAAAGTTATAATGCGAAGTATTCTATTGAGAGTGAAGCTGATGGTAAAAAGGATACATTCTCAATCCAACTCTCATACGCACTTGGAAAGGGAGTCCATTTTGTGTCTGAAGAGGAGGGAGAAAATACATCATTTACAGAAGTTTATATACTTAAGGATTATGTGTATTTAAGAGATGGAAAGGATAAGGAGTTTAAAAAGATTGAAAAGGAAGAATCAGAGAACATTCCAATTTTAAGACTTTCAGATATGATGGATTTCTTCATCATGAAGGCTGAACCATCTTCCTTCTCATTCTTGAAGGAAGCAACCTTCGACGATGAGAAGTGTGCTGTGTTTAAAATTCAATGGGAGGATGTATTCTCCAAATCAAGTGGTTTTGTCTATCTTGGCGAGGAAAGTGGAATTATAAGAAAGATATCTGTTGTTGATAAAGGATTTAATGAGGAGGGGGAAACAGTTACTACTGAAGTTAATTTTGTGCTTGAAGATTTGAATAAGCCAGTAGAGATAAATCCACCTTCCTAA
- a CDS encoding macro domain-containing protein, with product MKVLKEKRIKDKIIQVVRGDITKEEVDAIVNAANRYLSHGGGVAGAIVRAGGSIIQEESNKIIEKNGPLNTGDAVITTAGSLPSKYVIHTVGPVWGEGDEENKLKKAILSVLRLATEKKLESISIPAVSCGIFGFPKKKGTKIIYETVKEFLEKEETSLKIVRLIGIGEEIPHLFAQAMD from the coding sequence ATGAAGGTTTTAAAAGAGAAAAGGATAAAGGATAAGATTATTCAGGTGGTTAGAGGAGATATTACAAAGGAAGAGGTTGATGCAATAGTTAACGCAGCAAACAGGTATCTATCACATGGTGGTGGTGTGGCAGGAGCCATTGTAAGAGCTGGAGGTTCCATAATACAGGAGGAGAGCAATAAAATCATAGAAAAGAACGGACCTCTAAATACAGGGGATGCCGTGATAACAACTGCTGGAAGTCTTCCATCAAAGTATGTGATACACACAGTTGGTCCTGTCTGGGGAGAGGGAGACGAGGAAAATAAGTTAAAGAAGGCTATTTTAAGTGTTCTGAGGTTGGCAACGGAGAAAAAACTTGAAAGCATCTCAATACCTGCTGTAAGCTGTGGGATATTTGGTTTTCCAAAGAAAAAGGGAACAAAAATAATATACGAAACTGTAAAGGAATTTTTAGAAAAGGAAGAAACCAGCCTTAAGATTGTAAGACTGATAGGGATAGGAGAGGAGATACCCCATCTTTTTGCTCAAGCAATGGATTAG
- a CDS encoding AAA family ATPase has product MTREEELKKLSEFEKEAFMSVLPPHVRRELERLNRWENLIEVVLDLGRRPEARFSDSFQYLSDQPVSREDIEYVRSRVGEFDRDNRAGIERTLHRISCIRNRRGDIVGLTLRVGRAIYGTIDIVRDLFETGKSILLLGRPGVGKTTLLREAARVLSDDLKKRVVVVDTSNEIGGDGDIPHPAIGSARRMQVPFGRTQADVMIEAVENHMPEVIIIDEIGRKDEAEACRTIAERGVQLIATAHGNTLDNLLINPVLSDLLGGITTVILGDEEAQRRGTQKTVLERSSPPSFDILVEIRDRDTLAVYYDVAEVVDKYLRGYPLNPEIRRRKEGGKIEIKSEREIEKLPKYKPLRIFTYGVSRDYLEQGLRSVGLDWEFVNDLDEAEALIISKTQERRNPGLVREAQKRGIEVLRVKSNTKKQIRKLCIDLRNTFLDKKRDYIKEIEEGVREVLATGKPYPLYPAPADIRKIQHKIIREFGLRSESQGEEPFRCVIIFPK; this is encoded by the coding sequence ATGACAAGAGAAGAGGAATTAAAAAAACTGAGTGAGTTTGAAAAGGAAGCTTTTATGTCAGTTCTCCCTCCACATGTGAGGAGGGAGCTGGAGAGATTGAATAGATGGGAAAACCTCATTGAGGTTGTGCTTGATCTTGGAAGGAGACCTGAGGCGAGATTCTCTGATTCCTTCCAGTATCTATCTGATCAACCTGTATCCCGTGAGGATATAGAGTATGTAAGGAGTAGAGTTGGTGAATTTGACAGAGATAATAGGGCAGGTATTGAAAGAACCCTTCATAGGATCTCCTGTATAAGAAACAGGAGGGGAGATATTGTTGGTCTGACTTTGAGAGTTGGAAGAGCAATATATGGAACCATAGATATTGTAAGGGACCTCTTTGAGACAGGGAAAAGTATTTTACTTTTGGGTCGTCCTGGTGTAGGAAAGACCACTCTTTTAAGGGAGGCTGCAAGGGTTTTAAGTGACGACTTAAAGAAGAGAGTGGTTGTTGTTGATACCTCAAATGAGATTGGTGGAGATGGAGACATACCTCATCCTGCCATAGGTTCGGCAAGAAGGATGCAGGTTCCATTTGGAAGAACTCAAGCTGATGTGATGATAGAAGCTGTTGAGAACCATATGCCTGAGGTGATAATAATTGATGAGATTGGAAGAAAGGATGAAGCTGAGGCATGTAGAACCATTGCAGAGAGAGGAGTGCAACTCATTGCCACTGCCCATGGAAATACCCTTGATAACTTACTTATAAACCCTGTTCTCTCCGACCTTCTCGGAGGAATTACAACAGTTATACTTGGTGATGAGGAGGCGCAGAGGAGAGGAACACAGAAGACTGTGCTTGAAAGGTCCTCACCACCCTCCTTTGATATTCTTGTGGAGATAAGGGATAGAGACACCCTTGCAGTTTACTATGATGTTGCAGAGGTTGTGGATAAGTATTTACGCGGCTATCCTTTAAATCCTGAGATAAGAAGGAGAAAGGAGGGAGGGAAGATTGAGATAAAGTCTGAGAGGGAGATAGAGAAGCTTCCCAAATACAAACCTTTGAGAATCTTCACATATGGTGTCTCAAGAGATTATCTTGAACAGGGTTTGAGATCAGTGGGGCTTGATTGGGAGTTTGTTAATGACCTTGATGAAGCTGAAGCACTGATAATATCAAAAACTCAGGAGAGGAGAAATCCAGGACTTGTAAGGGAGGCACAGAAGAGGGGAATAGAGGTTTTAAGGGTTAAATCTAATACAAAGAAGCAGATTAGAAAACTATGCATTGATTTAAGGAATACTTTTTTGGACAAGAAGAGGGACTACATAAAAGAGATAGAGGAGGGAGTAAGAGAGGTCCTTGCCACAGGAAAACCTTATCCTCTCTATCCTGCCCCGGCAGATATAAGAAAGATACAGCATAAAATTATAAGAGAGTTTGGTTTAAGGTCTGAAAGTCAAGGAGAGGAGCCATTTAGATGCGTGATAATATTTCCAAAATAG
- a CDS encoding nitroreductase family protein — protein sequence MILKEVVERYSVRKYLDKDVEEEKLREVLEAGRLAPSACNYQPWKFIVVRDKEIRKKIAEPTTWAKFIAEAPVLIVACKVRDGFLMGGWYDSAILDIGIALDHMTLQATHLGLGTCWIGDFNEKLVKELLEIPENVRVVALLTLGYPREKKIPKKKRKPFEEVVSFEKF from the coding sequence TTGATTTTAAAAGAGGTAGTTGAGAGGTATAGTGTAAGAAAGTACCTTGATAAGGATGTGGAGGAGGAAAAATTAAGGGAAGTCCTTGAAGCTGGAAGGCTTGCACCTTCTGCATGCAACTACCAGCCATGGAAGTTTATAGTTGTAAGAGACAAAGAGATAAGAAAAAAGATTGCAGAGCCAACCACATGGGCTAAATTCATTGCTGAGGCGCCTGTCCTTATTGTTGCCTGTAAGGTTAGAGATGGTTTCCTTATGGGTGGGTGGTATGACAGTGCCATCCTTGATATAGGCATTGCTCTTGATCACATGACCCTTCAGGCAACTCATCTTGGTCTTGGAACATGCTGGATAGGTGATTTTAATGAAAAGCTTGTTAAGGAACTCCTTGAAATTCCAGAAAATGTAAGGGTAGTTGCACTCCTCACCCTTGGATATCCGAGGGAAAAGAAAATTCCTAAAAAGAAAAGGAAACCATTTGAAGAGGTTGTATCCTTTGAAAAGTTCTAA
- a CDS encoding deoxynucleoside kinase, with translation MGKFVVAICGNIGVGKSTLAKILSKKWKFSIVPEPQDKNPFLKNFYKDPKRWALHSQLFFLLSRLKILEEIEKSSDSFIIDRTIYEDAEIFAKLVLTKREYNLYREVYNRVIRDFPSPHLLIYLYAPVKVLKKRIEMRGRVYERSIKLSYLKRLNKAYEEWIDGFNLCPVYRLNTEEFDLNNLFSNLSKVIDDIEKFFWEGRKR, from the coding sequence ATGGGAAAATTTGTTGTTGCCATATGTGGAAATATTGGGGTTGGAAAATCCACACTGGCAAAGATACTTTCAAAGAAGTGGAAATTTTCCATTGTTCCTGAACCTCAGGACAAGAATCCATTTTTAAAAAACTTCTATAAGGATCCAAAGAGGTGGGCGCTCCACTCCCAGCTCTTTTTTCTCCTATCCCGCCTTAAGATACTTGAAGAAATTGAGAAAAGTTCAGATTCCTTTATAATAGATAGAACCATCTATGAGGATGCAGAGATATTTGCAAAACTTGTTTTAACAAAAAGGGAGTATAATTTATATAGAGAGGTTTACAATAGAGTGATAAGGGATTTTCCATCGCCTCATCTACTCATATATCTTTATGCCCCAGTTAAGGTTTTGAAAAAGAGGATAGAGATGAGAGGAAGAGTTTACGAAAGGAGTATAAAGCTAAGTTATTTAAAGAGATTAAACAAAGCTTACGAGGAGTGGATAGATGGATTTAATCTATGTCCGGTTTATAGATTAAACACAGAGGAGTTTGATTTGAACAATCTATTTTCAAATCTCTCAAAGGTTATAGATGATATTGAGAAATTTTTCTGGGAAGGAAGAAAAAGATGA
- a CDS encoding TlpA family protein disulfide reductase translates to MIKRLIIVVLLLVLLVSCSSGGTNKPKIDTSNRKEAKDFTLPTLDGGAVTLSDLKGKVVLLDFWATWCGPCRRSTPIIVSIYNKYHKKGFVALGINLDGESDMDKVTQYVNENNMDYPILIDAFSVAEMYKVRGIPRFVLIDKQGRIVIEIEGLVPDLKAKLEQYIEALLEE, encoded by the coding sequence ATGATAAAAAGACTTATAATTGTAGTGCTCCTCCTTGTTTTACTTGTTTCATGTTCATCAGGGGGCACCAATAAACCAAAGATTGACACTTCGAACAGAAAAGAGGCAAAAGATTTTACATTACCTACCCTCGATGGTGGAGCTGTAACTCTATCGGATCTTAAAGGGAAAGTTGTTCTTTTAGATTTCTGGGCTACATGGTGTGGTCCATGTAGAAGATCAACTCCAATAATAGTTTCAATCTACAATAAGTATCATAAAAAGGGCTTTGTGGCTTTGGGAATAAATCTTGACGGGGAAAGTGATATGGATAAGGTTACTCAATATGTTAATGAAAACAACATGGATTATCCAATACTTATAGATGCCTTTAGTGTTGCAGAGATGTATAAAGTTAGGGGAATTCCAAGGTTTGTTCTCATTGATAAACAGGGAAGGATAGTTATAGAGATAGAGGGACTTGTGCCAGATTTAAAGGCAAAACTTGAGCAGTATATAGAGGCACTTTTAGAGGAATAA
- the thpR gene encoding RNA 2',3'-cyclic phosphodiesterase, whose product MRTFLALPIREDVRKKVNSFVKEVSKRIKSKVKWVEEENLHFTIFFFGEIDKREVERIESVIKEKTHLLKKFNVRLNGLSFFPNERRVRVVWIGVKEGGDEMKSIYRALYPEFSRFLKIRKENFVPHLTIGRAKFGLSDSEVKLLKDGNLITPLFKMDRLILFESKLTPNGPIYTPLRTFLFK is encoded by the coding sequence ATGAGAACATTTCTTGCTTTGCCCATAAGGGAAGATGTAAGAAAGAAAGTGAATTCCTTTGTAAAGGAAGTCTCAAAAAGGATAAAGTCAAAGGTAAAGTGGGTTGAGGAGGAGAATCTTCACTTCACCATATTTTTCTTTGGAGAGATTGATAAAAGAGAGGTGGAAAGGATAGAGTCTGTAATAAAAGAAAAGACTCATCTTTTAAAGAAGTTTAATGTAAGATTGAATGGCTTATCCTTTTTCCCAAATGAAAGAAGGGTAAGGGTTGTGTGGATTGGAGTAAAGGAGGGAGGTGACGAAATGAAATCCATATACAGGGCTCTTTACCCGGAATTTAGTAGATTCTTAAAGATAAGAAAGGAAAACTTCGTACCACATCTCACCATTGGAAGGGCAAAATTTGGACTGAGTGATAGTGAAGTGAAACTTTTGAAGGATGGAAATCTGATAACACCATTATTTAAAATGGATAGATTGATTCTATTTGAATCAAAACTTACCCCAAATGGTCCAATTTATACTCCTCTTAGAACCTTTCTCTTTAAATGA